A single genomic interval of Nostoc commune NIES-4072 harbors:
- a CDS encoding STAS domain-containing protein encodes MNLTVSLRGTREVRDNCQLFRLTGLLDAFSEPTFRKVLGSKIDEGPKHIILDLSQIDFIDSSGLGALVQLAKQAQTAEGTLQIVTNARVTQTVKLVRLEKFLSLQKSVEEALENVK; translated from the coding sequence TTGAATCTAACCGTTAGCCTGAGGGGCACTCGTGAAGTCCGGGATAACTGTCAGCTATTCCGCCTCACAGGTTTGTTAGATGCCTTTTCTGAGCCGACATTTCGCAAGGTACTTGGCAGTAAGATTGACGAGGGCCCTAAGCATATTATTTTGGATCTCTCACAAATCGACTTTATTGATAGCTCTGGCTTGGGTGCTTTGGTGCAGCTAGCCAAGCAGGCTCAAACTGCCGAAGGCACTTTGCAAATCGTCACAAATGCCCGGGTAACTCAAACGGTCAAGCTTGTTCGCCTAGAGAAGTTTCTCTCCCTGCAAAAATCAGTTGAAGAAGCTCTAGAAAACGTCAAGTAG
- a CDS encoding Mini-ribonuclease 3, with product MKSQEEEVLDGQDEISKQTLSWTQALLTTTAPFQQISLSQVQQISPTALAYLGDAIYELYVRMLYLLPLRRTGIYHRLVVEQVRAETQALHLRSLIPYLRDTELEIVRRGRNAATGRPKRLNPEIYQQATSLETLIGYLYLTDYQRLTELLQMLHVEKE from the coding sequence GTGAAGTCACAGGAGGAAGAGGTATTAGATGGACAAGATGAAATTTCTAAACAGACTTTATCTTGGACTCAAGCACTCTTGACAACCACAGCGCCATTCCAACAGATTTCCCTCTCACAAGTGCAACAAATTTCTCCTACTGCTTTAGCATATTTGGGGGATGCAATTTATGAGTTGTATGTTAGAATGCTCTATCTGCTGCCATTGCGGCGGACAGGAATTTACCATCGTCTGGTAGTGGAGCAGGTAAGAGCGGAAACACAAGCGCTACATTTGCGATCGCTGATTCCTTATCTGAGGGACACCGAATTAGAAATTGTCCGACGGGGTAGAAACGCCGCTACAGGACGCCCTAAGCGACTTAATCCCGAAATTTATCAACAGGCAACCAGTCTAGAAACCTTAATTGGCTACTTATATCTCACCGATTACCAGCGTCTAACCGAACTGTTGCAAATGCTTCATGTAGAAAAAGAGTGA
- a CDS encoding retroviral-like aspartic protease family protein: MLQSFLSRATLIFLSSALAVLCVACSEDQRNTATGGNEQPAPIGEQASVQPAVEPTTPAVTSTPEAQPLEPLPSESEPSLFEMGLDKAVGAWSISRSAQSPGDWILVANQYQDAIALMQRVRRQSPEFAIAQTKITEYRRQVKYAQQQANPRPVRVAEPKRIVVVVPQRITTPKYTSPLSPPQEISPLPPKPALPSSAVVIPAQEVFTAPIKRRIGGTPIVEVTFNGQQQFDMIVDTGASGTVITQEMANTLGIVPVGKAKANTASSRAVEFPVGYVNSMAVGGVTVNRVAVAIAGTELETGLLGHDFFGNYDVTIKRNVVEFRPQLRSQINPPETQLTPPTSSKLPRFVGYP, translated from the coding sequence ATGCTTCAGTCTTTCTTATCCCGTGCAACCCTAATTTTTCTATCAAGCGCTCTAGCGGTTTTGTGTGTTGCCTGTAGTGAAGACCAACGGAACACTGCGACTGGTGGCAATGAGCAACCCGCGCCAATTGGGGAGCAGGCATCAGTACAGCCTGCCGTTGAACCAACAACACCAGCAGTTACCTCTACCCCAGAAGCACAGCCGTTAGAGCCGCTACCGTCTGAAAGTGAACCAAGTCTTTTTGAGATGGGGCTAGATAAAGCCGTTGGCGCTTGGAGCATCAGCCGATCTGCTCAATCTCCAGGTGATTGGATTTTGGTGGCGAATCAGTACCAGGATGCGATCGCGCTGATGCAAAGAGTCCGGCGACAAAGCCCAGAATTTGCGATCGCTCAAACTAAAATTACTGAATATCGTCGCCAAGTTAAATATGCCCAACAACAAGCTAATCCTCGCCCTGTGCGCGTTGCCGAACCGAAGAGGATAGTAGTTGTGGTTCCCCAGAGAATAACCACACCAAAGTATACCTCACCTCTATCGCCTCCACAAGAAATAAGCCCGTTACCGCCAAAACCAGCTTTGCCCTCATCAGCAGTAGTAATTCCAGCTCAGGAAGTATTTACAGCCCCGATTAAAAGGCGAATTGGTGGAACACCAATTGTTGAAGTTACCTTTAATGGTCAGCAACAATTTGACATGATTGTGGATACGGGAGCCAGTGGCACTGTAATTACCCAAGAGATGGCAAATACCTTGGGAATAGTGCCAGTGGGGAAAGCTAAGGCAAATACCGCGAGTTCCAGAGCTGTAGAATTTCCTGTGGGCTACGTTAATTCGATGGCAGTTGGCGGGGTAACAGTAAATAGAGTAGCAGTAGCGATCGCAGGTACGGAACTAGAAACTGGACTTTTAGGACATGACTTTTTTGGTAACTACGATGTCACCATCAAACGTAATGTGGTAGAGTTTCGTCCGCAATTGCGATCGCAAATCAATCCGCCAGAAACTCAACTAACTCCTCCAACTTCGTCCAAGCTGCCCCGCTTTGTAGGATATCCTTAG
- the rlmB gene encoding 23S rRNA (guanosine(2251)-2'-O)-methyltransferase RlmB: MQNKPRKVRTSNEPNRGQPVKIQGKRVVTNPTRNPRKIDSNPVSSTNPTRNPKKIDVANPTRNPRKIDVTNPTRNPRKIDSNPIDNSRQRNSNFSQPPVSTPTEEDNDLIYGRHPVLSALQNQRNLNRLWITTRLRYDPSFHHFLLQAKENGTVIDEVEPKRLDYLTNGANHQGVAAQVAPYAYMELPDLIEQAKAVTDPVIVVADGITDPHNLGAIIRTAEAIGAQGLVIPQRRASGITSTVMKVAAGALENFAVARVVNLSRALEELKAAGYWIYGTAASGSEPVHTVNFTGPIVLVIGSEGEGLSMLTQRSCDFLVSIPLQGKTPSLNASVAAGMTLYEIYRQRSLNTLHLDKLQKISLKK, encoded by the coding sequence ATGCAGAATAAACCCAGAAAAGTCAGAACTTCTAACGAACCCAATCGTGGGCAACCTGTAAAAATTCAGGGTAAGCGTGTTGTTACTAATCCGACTCGCAATCCTAGAAAAATAGATAGCAACCCCGTCTCTAGTACTAATCCGACTCGTAATCCCAAGAAAATAGATGTTGCTAATCCGACTCGTAATCCCAGGAAAATAGATGTTACTAATCCGACTCGTAATCCCAGGAAAATAGATAGCAACCCCATTGACAACTCCCGCCAACGAAATAGCAACTTCTCCCAGCCACCTGTATCTACACCGACAGAAGAAGATAATGATCTCATCTACGGTCGTCATCCAGTATTGAGTGCGTTGCAAAATCAGCGCAATCTCAACCGTCTCTGGATTACTACCCGTCTGCGCTACGACCCCAGCTTTCACCATTTTCTCTTGCAAGCGAAAGAAAATGGCACAGTTATTGATGAGGTTGAACCCAAGCGTTTAGACTATCTTACCAATGGAGCCAATCATCAAGGTGTGGCAGCACAAGTTGCTCCTTACGCTTACATGGAATTGCCCGATCTAATTGAACAGGCAAAAGCTGTAACTGATCCCGTAATCGTAGTGGCTGATGGAATTACTGATCCCCACAACTTGGGAGCAATTATTCGCACCGCCGAAGCAATAGGCGCTCAAGGTTTGGTGATTCCCCAAAGAAGGGCATCTGGGATCACTTCTACTGTGATGAAAGTAGCAGCAGGCGCTTTAGAAAACTTTGCTGTAGCTAGAGTTGTCAACCTCAGCCGTGCCTTAGAAGAATTAAAAGCAGCTGGCTATTGGATTTACGGCACTGCTGCTAGTGGAAGCGAACCTGTGCATACAGTGAATTTCACTGGGCCAATCGTTTTGGTAATCGGCTCAGAAGGTGAAGGTCTGAGTATGTTGACTCAACGCTCCTGTGATTTCTTAGTATCGATTCCTCTACAAGGTAAGACTCCCAGTCTCAATGCTTCTGTAGCAGCAGGTATGACCCTTTATGAAATTTATCGCCAGCGATCGCTAAATACCCTGCACTTAGATAAATTACAAAAAATATCTTTGAAAAAATAA
- the truB gene encoding tRNA pseudouridine(55) synthase TruB, whose protein sequence is MLSQGFLNLNKPFDWTSHDCVARVRKLLRLKRVGHAGTLDPAATGVLPIALGKATRLLQYLPENKAYIATIRLGVRTTTDDLQGEIITSQPCAGLSLAQVKNVLPQFEGKIEQIPPSYSAIQVDGKRLYDLARQGKTVEVPVRTVEVFQIDILDWREGDFPELDVAIACGSGTYIRAIARDLGAILETGGTLAALIRTQSSGFNLTDSLTLSDLETKLQADTFQPIFPDAALQHLSSVTLPATSAQKWCQGQRISLTFDVPEIVRVYDEETRFLGVGQLQDEVLIPQMVFEPIS, encoded by the coding sequence GTGTTATCTCAGGGTTTTCTCAACTTAAACAAACCATTTGACTGGACTTCCCACGACTGCGTAGCGCGAGTGCGAAAATTGTTGCGCCTCAAACGTGTAGGACATGCGGGAACCTTAGATCCAGCTGCTACAGGGGTTTTACCAATCGCCCTTGGTAAAGCCACAAGATTGTTGCAATATCTGCCAGAAAACAAAGCGTACATTGCCACTATTCGCTTGGGTGTGCGTACTACAACCGATGATTTACAAGGTGAAATCATCACTTCTCAACCTTGTGCTGGATTGAGTTTGGCACAGGTGAAAAATGTATTACCACAATTTGAAGGCAAGATTGAGCAAATACCACCGAGTTACAGTGCAATTCAAGTGGATGGTAAACGCCTTTACGATTTAGCACGCCAAGGTAAAACGGTGGAAGTTCCAGTGCGAACAGTGGAAGTTTTTCAGATAGATATTTTGGACTGGAGAGAAGGGGATTTTCCCGAATTGGATGTGGCGATCGCCTGTGGTTCTGGTACATATATTAGAGCGATCGCTCGTGATTTAGGTGCAATTTTAGAAACTGGTGGCACTCTTGCCGCTTTGATTCGCACTCAAAGCAGTGGTTTCAATTTAACAGATAGTCTCACTTTGAGCGACTTAGAAACTAAACTACAAGCCGATACATTTCAACCGATTTTTCCAGATGCAGCTTTACAACATTTGTCATCGGTTACTTTACCAGCAACATCTGCTCAAAAATGGTGTCAAGGTCAGCGAATTTCTCTAACTTTCGATGTTCCTGAAATAGTGCGAGTTTATGATGAAGAGACTCGCTTTTTAGGTGTAGGGCAATTACAAGACGAAGTGTTGATCCCTCAAATGGTTTTTGAACCAATTTCTTAA
- the trpD gene encoding anthranilate phosphoribosyltransferase, which produces MITSPIPAQESSASWYVLLQQLIDGQSLSRTQAAELMQGWLNEAVPPELSGAILTALNFRGISADELTGMAEVLQSQCSPLSTQHLDFTTVIDTCGTGGDGSSTFNISTAVAFVAAASGIPVAKHGNRSASSLTGSADVLEALGVNLSASSEKVQAALQEVGITFLFAPGWHPALKAVASLRRTLKVRTIFNLLGPLVNPLRPTGQVVGLFTPKLLAIVAEALQNLGKEKAIVLHGREKLDEAGLGDLTDLAVLSDGEVQLTSINPLDLDLTPASIGMLRGGDVQENAEILKAVLQGKGTQAQQDAVALNASLALQVAGSIALLDHAQGIKIAKDILQSGAAWTKLEELVEFLAD; this is translated from the coding sequence ATGATAACTTCCCCAATCCCTGCTCAAGAATCCTCTGCTAGCTGGTATGTCCTGCTGCAACAATTAATAGATGGTCAATCCTTATCCCGTACTCAAGCTGCTGAATTGATGCAAGGTTGGCTCAATGAAGCGGTTCCCCCAGAGTTGTCAGGGGCTATTTTAACAGCGCTTAACTTTAGAGGCATTTCTGCCGACGAGTTAACCGGCATGGCTGAAGTATTACAATCTCAATGTTCCCCACTCAGCACTCAGCACTTAGACTTCACGACTGTAATAGATACCTGTGGCACTGGTGGAGATGGTTCATCAACCTTTAATATTTCTACAGCCGTTGCATTTGTCGCCGCAGCATCTGGTATACCTGTCGCCAAACACGGCAATCGTTCAGCCTCAAGTCTTACGGGGAGTGCAGATGTCTTGGAAGCCTTGGGTGTAAACTTGAGTGCCTCTAGTGAAAAAGTACAAGCCGCATTACAAGAGGTAGGGATCACTTTCTTGTTTGCCCCTGGTTGGCATCCAGCACTCAAGGCGGTTGCCTCATTACGGCGGACTTTGAAGGTGCGAACAATTTTTAATTTGCTCGGGCCGTTAGTAAATCCCTTGCGCCCAACTGGACAGGTAGTGGGCTTATTTACTCCCAAACTTTTGGCAATAGTTGCCGAGGCTTTACAGAATTTGGGCAAGGAAAAAGCGATTGTGCTGCACGGGCGAGAAAAACTTGATGAGGCTGGGTTAGGAGATTTAACTGACTTGGCGGTGTTATCAGATGGAGAAGTGCAGTTAACTAGCATTAATCCCCTAGATTTGGATTTAACACCTGCTTCTATAGGTATGCTTCGGGGTGGCGATGTCCAAGAGAATGCGGAGATTCTCAAGGCGGTACTCCAAGGTAAGGGAACTCAGGCACAACAGGATGCAGTAGCGTTGAATGCATCGTTGGCGCTGCAAGTAGCAGGTTCGATCGCACTCCTCGATCACGCCCAAGGGATTAAAATCGCTAAGGATATCCTACAAAGCGGGGCAGCTTGGACGAAGTTGGAGGAGTTAGTTGAGTTTCTGGCGGATTGA
- a CDS encoding DUF1816 domain-containing protein, giving the protein MKTIWHNLKEVLINTFDFIGLAWWVEIGTQNPRCTYYFGPFLSSSDAKLSSVGYIEDLESEGAQGISVNIKRCKPNNLTIAEDLGERFDRKVQPAFGGQI; this is encoded by the coding sequence ATGAAAACCATTTGGCATAACCTCAAGGAAGTGTTAATTAACACATTCGACTTCATCGGCTTGGCTTGGTGGGTAGAAATTGGGACGCAAAATCCCCGTTGTACATACTACTTCGGGCCATTTTTGAGTTCTTCTGATGCAAAATTGTCAAGCGTTGGATATATAGAAGATTTGGAGAGCGAAGGAGCGCAAGGAATTTCTGTAAATATCAAGCGCTGCAAACCTAATAACTTAACAATTGCTGAAGACTTGGGGGAAAGATTTGACCGCAAAGTACAGCCTGCCTTTGGCGGTCAGATTTAA
- the carA gene encoding glutamine-hydrolyzing carbamoyl-phosphate synthase small subunit — MPLSDAIPALLVLADGTTYRGWSFGATGTAIGEVVFNTGMTGYQEVLTDPSYCGQIIIFTYPELGNTGVNSEDEESDGPQVRGAIARNICHRPSNWRSTQSLPDYLKQNQVPGIYGIDTRALTRKIRMFGAMNGGISTTILDEAELLEQVLAAPNMAGLNLVRQVTTPKAYEWSDPTIPAWEFNSEAAENLGEPFTVVALDFGVKRNILRRLTSYGCRVIVVPADTPPEEILNYNPDGVFLSNGPGDPAAVTEGIATAKALLLSEKPIFGICMGHQILGHALGAETYKLKFGHRGLNQPAGLQQRIEITSQNHSFAIDPDSLPAAVVEISHLNLNDRTIAGVRHKSLPVFSVQYHPEASPGPHDADYLFEQFVQAMRTARQAETAEVR, encoded by the coding sequence ATGCCCTTGTCTGACGCAATACCTGCTTTACTTGTCCTGGCAGATGGAACCACTTATCGCGGTTGGTCTTTCGGTGCTACGGGAACCGCGATCGGAGAAGTGGTATTCAACACTGGTATGACCGGCTACCAAGAAGTCCTGACTGACCCAAGTTACTGCGGTCAAATTATCATTTTTACCTATCCTGAATTAGGCAATACTGGGGTAAATTCTGAAGATGAAGAATCAGATGGGCCCCAAGTTCGGGGTGCGATCGCCCGGAATATTTGTCACCGTCCGAGTAACTGGCGATCGACACAATCCTTACCAGACTACCTTAAACAAAACCAAGTACCAGGGATCTACGGCATCGATACCCGCGCTCTCACCCGCAAAATTCGGATGTTTGGAGCCATGAACGGTGGCATTTCCACAACCATTCTCGATGAGGCAGAATTGCTAGAGCAGGTACTAGCAGCTCCCAACATGGCAGGATTAAATCTGGTTCGGCAAGTTACCACACCAAAGGCTTATGAATGGTCAGATCCCACAATTCCAGCTTGGGAATTCAACTCGGAAGCTGCGGAAAATCTTGGAGAACCCTTTACCGTTGTTGCCCTTGACTTTGGCGTAAAACGCAATATTTTGCGTCGCTTAACAAGTTATGGCTGTCGGGTAATTGTTGTGCCTGCTGATACGCCGCCAGAGGAAATCCTCAACTACAATCCAGATGGTGTGTTTCTTTCAAATGGACCTGGCGACCCTGCTGCCGTCACTGAAGGTATTGCAACTGCCAAAGCGCTTCTGTTAAGTGAAAAGCCCATCTTTGGTATTTGTATGGGACACCAAATTTTAGGTCATGCACTAGGGGCAGAAACCTATAAACTCAAATTTGGTCATCGTGGTTTAAATCAGCCAGCTGGTTTACAACAACGCATAGAAATTACCAGCCAAAACCATAGTTTTGCTATAGACCCAGATTCTTTACCTGCGGCAGTTGTGGAAATCAGTCACCTAAACTTAAACGATCGCACCATTGCTGGAGTCCGTCACAAATCTCTACCTGTATTCTCCGTCCAATATCATCCAGAAGCCAGTCCTGGTCCCCACGATGCCGATTACTTGTTTGAGCAATTTGTTCAAGCCATGCGAACAGCACGTCAAGCCGAGACTGCCGAAGTGAGGTAA
- a CDS encoding alpha/beta fold hydrolase has product MSDRHPTTAFRLNVYIQGQGFPILGLHGHPGTGRSLSVFTNHLSKSYKTFAPDLRGYGKSRWNGNFNMNDHLTDLEALLDRFEIEKCLVLGWSLGGILAMELALRLPERITGLILVATAAKPRGSHPPITWQDNLYTGIAGLINYIKPSWQWNIDTFGKRSLFRYLIQQHTSTSYNYIATEAVPAYLQTSRAATRALYSEIQSGYNRLLDLQQIECPSLVLAGEQDRHITSSSSLETAQHLNNSQWQCYPNTAHLFPWEVPQQVLNDIDHWLEVHPQVIGGQ; this is encoded by the coding sequence ATGAGCGATCGCCATCCTACCACTGCTTTCCGTCTCAATGTCTACATCCAAGGTCAAGGATTCCCCATTCTCGGCTTACATGGTCATCCTGGTACTGGTCGTAGTCTATCTGTCTTTACTAATCATTTATCAAAAAGTTATAAAACTTTTGCCCCTGATTTACGTGGATACGGCAAAAGTCGCTGGAATGGTAATTTTAATATGAATGACCATTTAACTGATTTAGAAGCGCTGCTAGACCGCTTTGAGATTGAAAAGTGCCTAGTATTGGGATGGTCACTTGGGGGTATTCTGGCAATGGAACTGGCATTACGTTTGCCAGAGCGCATTACAGGGCTGATTTTGGTGGCGACAGCCGCAAAACCCCGTGGCAGTCATCCTCCTATCACTTGGCAGGATAATTTATATACTGGCATTGCCGGCTTAATAAACTATATAAAACCGAGTTGGCAATGGAATATTGATACTTTTGGCAAGCGATCGCTTTTCCGCTACTTAATCCAACAACATACATCTACCAGTTACAACTATATCGCTACAGAAGCAGTACCAGCTTATTTGCAAACCTCTCGTGCTGCTACTCGCGCCCTTTACAGTGAAATTCAATCGGGATACAACCGACTTCTAGATTTGCAACAAATAGAATGTCCTAGTTTAGTACTTGCTGGTGAACAAGACCGCCACATCACATCTAGTTCCAGCTTAGAAACTGCTCAACACCTCAACAATTCTCAATGGCAATGCTATCCCAACACCGCCCATCTTTTTCCGTGGGAAGTCCCCCAGCAGGTGCTGAATGACATTGATCATTGGCTGGAAGTTCATCCGCAGGTAATTGGTGGTCAATAG